ACTATTCCGCCTTCAACAAATTGGCCGCGCTCGCCGCCAGCGTCGTGCCGCTGGAGGGGGCGGCGCGCGTCACCACATGGTGCGCCCTGGCGGTGCAGCTTTCCGTGGTCTGGATCGTCGCCCGCTCCGACGCCTTCGGCCCGCTCTGGGGACGGGCGCTCGCGGCGCTTGTCCCGATCGTCGCCGTGCCGAGTGCCGAGGTGTGGCTCAACACCATCAACAGCCAGTTTCATCTCGCGGTGGGCACCGCGGTGCTGCTGGCGACCGGCCGCGCCGCCCTGCCCTCGGCCGTCCGGTTGGCCTTCCTGCTGCTGGCGGGGGCGACCGGACCGGTTTCGGTGGCGCTGGCCCCCCTGTTCGCGCTGAAAGCCCTGCGCTCCCGCACCGGGCAGGACATGAGGGAGGCTGCCCTTTTATGCGCGCTGGCGCTCGTCCAGGCCGTGCTGATGATCCGCGTGCTGGCGGAGGGCGAGCGCGGCGGTGGCCTCTCGGTCCTTGCGATGCTCAGCGCCATCGGCGTCAAGAATCTGGCCCTGCCCTGGCTTGGAGACGCCGCCGGCGAGGTGGGAGCGGTGCTCCTCGCCGGATCCCGCCTTGCGAAGGCGCTGGCAGCCGCCGGCCTCGCGGCGTTTGCCGCTTTGCTCGCGGTGACGGTGCTGCGCACCCCCGCCTCCCGCTGGCTTGCCGCGGCAGCGCTGCTGGTCGCCCTCGTCTCCTATGCCGGTGCGCTGGGCAAGGACCCGTGGATCCTGCTCATTCCCGCCGCCGCCGGTCGCTATGCCTATGCTCCGAACGCCCTGATGGGGCTCGCTCTCATAGCCGCCATGGCGGGGATGGCGGAGAGGCGCCGCGCATGGCGGCCGCTCCGCCCGGTGGCGGGCGTGTTGGCCCTCTGGATGCTGGCCTGCGGCTTCTTTCAATATTGGAACGTGGAGCCCTTCTTCAGCGGCCCGTCCTGGCGCGCCGAGGTGACGGCGTGGCGGGCGGATCCGGCGCGGGAGCGCTTGGCATTATGGCCGCCGCCCTGGTTCCTCCCCTTGCCCCATCCCGCACCCGCCGCGCCGCCGCGCTGATGCGGGCCGCGCCAAGGCTGCGCCTAAGACCGCGCCCGCCGGATTGATAAGGCAGCCTTGCTTACGCGCTTGCGGGTTGGCGTTCCGGCGGATAGGAGTTGAGCCGTCGCCGGTCGGGAACCGGCTCCGGGGAGAGATATGCGCGATCTGACGCTCGAGGATTTTCCGGTCCGCTCCTACGACAAGCTGCGCTATCGCGACACCGACCGGCAGGGCCATGTGAACAACGCGGTCTTCTCCACCTTCCTGGAGACCGGCCGCACCGAGCTTTTCTATGGCCAGGGCGGCTCCATTGCGGGGGAAGGCGGCTCCTTCGTGCTGGCGCGCCTGCTGATGGAGTATCGCGCCGAGGTGCTCTGGCCGGGCGAGATCTGGATCGGCACGGGCGTGCTCAGCGTCGGCCGCAGCTCGGTGCAGATGCGCCAGGTGCTGTTCCAGAACGGCAAACGCGTCGCCAATGCGGACACCGTGATGGTGCGGGTGGACAATGCCACCCGCCGCTCATCGCCCCTTTCGGAAGACGCCGTCGCGCGCCTCACCGCCTTCCTGCTGCCGCAGGACTGACGGGGACCCCAAGGTCCCCGCCTCAGAAGTGGATGGCAAAGCGCGCCATGCCCAACTGCGAGGAATAGTTGGCTCCGGCGCTCAGGCTGTATTCCAGCTTCAGCTCCAGATTCTGCTTGGTGAGCGCCTGGAGGCCCAGGTCGAAATTGCCGAGCACGCTCGGCAGCGGCGTGGTGGTGGTGAAGGGCAGCGTGCCGGCGGGGGCGGACAGGAAGCTCGACGTGCCGGTCCAGCCATCGCTTGTGGCGAAGGACGCGCCGAGCGTCATGTAGGGCCGCAGCACGGTGCCGTCGGAGAGGTCGATACGGCCACCGAACTCCACCGCCGGCGTCACCACGAACGTGGTCTGGCTTGCCCCGTTCACCTGCAGCTCGGCCCCGGTGAAGCCCTGCTCGCTATAGCCGGGGGCGTTCACATGGATGAGGTCGAGATCCACCATGGGCCGCGCATACCAATTGGCAAAGGCGAACTCATAGGCGGCGCGTAGGCGCCCGGTGGCATTCATCACATTGGCGTTGCTGGTGGGCGCGCCGCCCAGGGTCCAGATGGTGCGGGTGTTGTCGTAGCTCATCCAGCCCAGATCCACCGCCGCCGCGAACATCCACGGCCCCACCTGCCGCTTCAGCGCAAGGCCCACATCCACCCCGCTGCCGTCCGAGGACAAGGAGGAATTGGAGCTGGACAGCCAACTCTGCTGGTAGGCCGCCGAGAGGGCGATGAAGGTGTCGGTGGCGATTTCGCTCTGGACGCCCGCCTGGAAAGTCAGGCTGTCGGCCGTATAGCCGGTCACCTGGTCGGTGGTCGCCTGGGTGGTGCGCCCGGCGATGATCCGCGTCCAGGCGCAGCGGTCCTCCTGCAGCTGGGTGCTCGTTTCGATGAAGACCGGGCACGACAAGGTGCGGTTCAGGAAGGCCCGGCTGTCATTCAGCCGCAGCGCCGCCCCGGTCTGGAGCAATTGGGGGGTCAGCTGGCCGAGGGCATATTGATAGGCCGGCAGGTCGGACAGGCCGATCAGTGAGGAGAAGGCATTCGTCATGCCCGAGGAACCGCCCAGGTTCCACGCCTGCTGCAAGGCCCCGCCCACCGCCGCCTCGTTGGCGCTGAGCGGCAGGCCGAAGGGCACGAAATGGGCGACGGGAGACACCGAGACCGAGGTCGGCGTCGTGGTCATGTCCCAGCTATAGGCGAAGCCGGAATTGGTGGTGGTGGCGGTGTTGGTGACGGAGGCCGCCTCCAGGATGGTGTAGCTGGTATTGGGCGCGATGGTGCGCGGGCGCGGATCGATGCGCCCTGACAGCACCGCCGCATCGGTCACGCCCAGCAGATCGTGGGTCAGCGTGCGGGCATCCAAGTCCGCCTGGTAGATGCCATCGGAGACGAACTGGCCGAGAAGCCCCGTTTTCGCCAGCACGCCGAGGCCGCCGGGATTGACGGTGCCGGAGTTCTGCAGCGCGAGGGTGGTGCCGGCGGACAGGGTGGTGAGCAGGGTCGCGCCCACGCTCTCCGGCCCCATGCGCACATATTCGCCCGAATTGAAGACGCCCCCCTTCTGCACGACGAAGCTGTTGGCGCCCTCACCCAGATCCACGCTGCCGGACAGCACACCGGCCACCGTGATGGCGTCGGAGGCCGCACCACCCTGGATGGCCAGCCCCGACAGGCTGGACACGTGCCCGCCCGCCGCGATGGTGACCACATTGTCGAGGCCCCCGGACAGGATGATGGAGGCGATCCCCGTGCCGCCCTGGACGGTGCCGCCCTTCTCCACGGTCACGGTGATGGTGTTGTTGCCCGAGGCGCCGTAGCTCTGGGCGAAGATGGCGGGCGAGCCGGCGCCGGAGGCGGTGACGAGGCCTGAGACGTTCACATTGACGGCGCCGCCCGTGCCCGACCCGCCGGCGGTGCCGAAGCCCACATTGACCGCGCTATTCGACGTCCCCGCAAGGCCGCCGCCGCCGCCGATGGACTGGGCGATGATGGCCGCCGCATTGGCGCCGGTGGTCTGCGCCTTGCCGGACACGTCGACGGTCACCGTGCCGCCATTGCCGGACCCGCCGCCCGAGCCGGCAATGCCGTCGTCGAGGGAGAAGACTGCGCTCGCCGCGCTGCCGCCGATGCCGCCGCCGCCGCCCACCGACTGGGCGAAGATGGCCGCCGCACCGGAGCCGGCGGTGACCACGGCGCCCGCCACCGTGGCCGTCACGGCGCCACCATCATTGCCCGTGCCGCCCGAGCCGCCGAAGGCCACCGCGCCGGTGCCGTCGGAGGCCGCCGCACCCGCAATGCCGCCGCCGCCGCCGATGGATTGCAGCAGGAGGCCGTGGGAATTGGTGCCGCGGGTGGAGACGGTGCCGCTCTCGCCCACCGTCACCTGGACGTTGCCGCCATAGGCACCCGTGCCGCCCGAGCCGCCCAGCGTCACCGCCGCCGAATGGCTGCCGGACGAATTCGACGTGCTGGTGGCCGCAACGCCGCCGCCGCCGCCAATGGATTGCGCCAGCACGCCGGCCGACGTGTCGCCGCTGGTGGCTACCAGCCCCTTCACCGTGGCGGTGACGGCGCCGCCGGTGCCGCCGGCCCCGCCCGAGCTGCCCAGGGTCAAGGTGGCCGACACCTCGCCCGTGCCCGCATCCGCCCCGACGCTGGAGGCCCGCCCGCCGCCGCCGCCGATGGATTGCAGGACGATGCCGTTGGCGGCATCGCCCGTGGTGATGATGCGTCCGGACTGGGTGAGCGTCACCCCCTCGCCATTGCCGCCGGAGCCGCCGGACGCACCCAGCGTGAAGCCCACAGTGATGGTGTTGCTGTCGCCCGACGCCCGGCTGTTGGCCGCTGCCGTCGTGCCGCCGCCGCCGCCAATGGACTGGAGGAGCAGGCCATCGGAACCCGCGCCGGTGGTCTGGACCAGGGCATTCACGGTCACCGTGACTGAACCGCCGTTGCCGCCGGACCCGCCCGAGCCGCCAATGTCGACCGAGAGGCTCGCGGTGCCGCCGCTATCGCCGCTGGACGAGGAGGACAGGCTTGCCTTGCCGCCGCCGCCGCCAATGGACTGGGCGAGCAGGCCGGCGGAATCGTGGCCGGAGGTGGAGATGATGCTGGACAGGCTGGTGCCGAAATCCACCAGCACCGAGCCGCCATAGCCGCCCGTCCCGCCGCCGCCGCCCACGGCGGCGGACAGGGAGAAGCTGTTGCCGCCCTTGCCATCCGCGTCCGCCTTGCCGGCGCCGCCCACACCACCGCCGCCGCCCACCGACTGGGCCACCACCGCGTCCGCCATGGCGCCGGTGGTGATGATCTGCTGGGCCGAACGGCCATAGACATAGACATTGCCGCCATGGCCGCCGCTGCCGCCGCCCCCGCCAATGACCGCGCCCAGGGCCACCTGACCGGAGGTGGCATTCTGGGCGCTGCCGGCAAAGCCGCCGCCGCCGCCGATGGACTGGGCGAGGATGGCGCTGGCGCCGAGACCCGTGGTGGTGATGTCGCCGCTATTGGTGACGGTGACCTTCTCGCCATCACCCCCGCCAGCGCCCGAACCGGCAAGAGAGAGACCGATGGCCGCCGTGCCGCCGGTGCCGCTGTCGCCGGTCACGGCCGCGCTGCCGCCGCCCCCGCCGATGGACTGGGCGAGCAGGCCGTGGCCGAAGCTGCCGCTGGTGGCAAGG
This genomic interval from Aquabacter sp. L1I39 contains the following:
- a CDS encoding acyl-CoA thioesterase, which gives rise to MRDLTLEDFPVRSYDKLRYRDTDRQGHVNNAVFSTFLETGRTELFYGQGGSIAGEGGSFVLARLLMEYRAEVLWPGEIWIGTGVLSVGRSSVQMRQVLFQNGKRVANADTVMVRVDNATRRSSPLSEDAVARLTAFLLPQD